CTTATTGGGCAGACCGTCCATCTCGAGCAGCCGTTGCGCATCGTCCAGGTCTATGCGCGTGTACGTCGCGACGGCATAGGTGAGCTGGCGCGGGTCCTCGATGCTCTGGATCATCTGCGCCAATTCGTCGGGCATATCCGGGCGCAATTCGGCCATCTTGTTGAAGCCCTCGCTGATGTTGCGCCGCAGCGCCTCGATCTCGAGGGAGTTCTCCCACGTCTCCGGCAGCGGCTCGACCTTGGCGACGATGTAGGGGTCTTCGCTGACGATCTCGACGATGCGGAAGCGCTCCGCGCCCTGCACGATCATGTTGACCACGCCGTCCGGCGCCTTGAAGTGACGCGCGATCGTGGCGATCGTGCCGACGGTAAAGATGTCCTCCGGCCCAGGCTCGTCTTTCTCCGGGTGCTTGCTGGCCACCAACCCAATCGGCATTTTGCGCAGGGTCACATCGTCAATCAGGCGAATCGAACGTGGCTGCGACACGCGCAACGGCAATGCCGACAGCGGATAGACCAGCACGCCGCGCAACGGTAGGATGGGCAGCACCCCCAACGACTCCGATCGGCCTGTGTCGGATTGCTGTTCCTGAGCCGGCGCATCGGTCGGCTTGTTCTCGTCGGCCATTTCTTCCAGCAGATGGTCCAACAAGAGTAGATCCAATGGATTCCTTTGCATGCTTTCGCGCATAGGTTAACACACTTACCGTGCGAACGTTGGTCAGGTGTTAGAGAGTCAGCGATCGCGCCGGTATGGGGTGGCCCAGCAGCACCGACGCAACCTGCGCAAATCGGTCGGCGGATCCGGTGGTCCAGAATTCACGCGCCGGCGTTCCGTCGGCAGATAAAGTGAGTTCGAGCCACACCTGCCGCGCGCGGCGGGCGACGGCCGGGGCCGGGTCAAAGACTGTCACAGCGTGCGCGCCCGGATGCGCTGACTGCCACGCGCTGATCGCCTGCTCGATCCACGGCCGGAGAAAGGGGAAGTGTGTGCATCCAAGCACGAGCGCGTCGGCGTTCTGCACCAGCAAGGGGGTGACGCAGTCGCCGACCAGACGATTGAGGGCATCCTCTGCGGCTGCGCAGACCGACAGCCGTTCTACGGCTTCCACCCAACCCGGACAAGGCTGTGCGATCACGCGCAGGGCGCGCCCCCAGCGCGAAACCAGGCTGGCGTAGCGCGCGCTCCGCAGCGTGGTCGGCGTCGCCAACACGCCGACCACGCCCGTTCGCGTGTGCAGCGCCGCCGGCTTGATGGCCGGCTCCATGCCGACGAACGGCGTCGCCGGGAAGGTCGCGCGCAGCGCCTCGAGCGCGGCGGCCGAAGCCGTGTTGCATGCAATGACCACGACGCGACAGCCGCGTTCGATGAGCCAGCCGGCGGCGCGCAGGGTGAGCGCGCACACCTCACTGGGTGAGCGTCCGCCGTATGGGATGTGCGCCTGATCGGCGAGATAGATGGTGGGAGCGTTGGGGATGAGCCGGACGATCTCCCGCCATACCGATAATCCACCGATGCCGGAGTCGAAGATGCCGATCACAAATTGAGAATTGAGAATTGAGAATTGAAAAGTAGAAGGTGACAACTGTCTTTTTCAATTTTCAATTTTGCATTTTCAATTTCTCACTCCTCGATGATCTCCACGCGGATCAGGGCCTCGCCGGGTTGGCGGGCGCGGCTAGGGTCGCGCTCAGGGATAGCATTGACCACGTCCATGCCCTCGATCACCTTGCCGAAGACGGCGTGCTTGCCGTCCAGCCACGGCGTGGCGACGTGCGTGATGAAGAATTGCGAGCCGTTGGTGTTCGGGCCGGCATTGGCCATGGACAAAATGCCCGGCCCGTCATGCTTGAGCGAGGGATGGAACTCGTCTTTGAACTGGTAGCCGGGACCGCCGCGTCCGGTGCCGGTGGGGTCGCCACCCTGGATCATGAAGTCCTTGATGACGCGATGAAAGGTGGTGCCGTCGTAGTAACCCTCGCGCGCGAGGAAAACGAAGTTGTTGACGGTATTGGGGACTTTGTCGGCGAACAACTCGATCACGATGTCGCCCTTGCCGGTTTTGAGTCGGGCGATGTACTTTTTGCCCGGGATAATGACCACAGGGGGCGGGGACTTGTATTGCTTTGCCATGGGGCGCATTGTCTCACGTTGCAGGATTAAAGCCTTCTTCACCCAAGTTCACACGTCCCTTAAAGAATTTCGGCTGAGATGTTCCTGTGAGTAACAGGAGGACATCATGAGAAAGACGAATGCATCTGTGTTGATGATGACGATTGCGCTCATGTTGGCAGCGTGTGCCATGCCGCAGACCGGTGCCATGCCCACGGCCGTGCAGCAGGCGAAGGAAGCTGCGGCGACCGCTGCGCCGACCATCCAGGCTGCCGCGACTCAAGTGAGCGAGGCTGTAGCGACTGCTATGCCCAAAGCACAGGAGGCGATGGACATGGCAGCGCTGATCGCTGCGGCGCAGGCCGAAGGTGAGCTGAACGTCATCGCCCTGCCGCACGACTGGTGCAACTACGGCGAGATGATCGAAACCTTCAAGCAGAAGTATGGCCTGAAGGTCAACGAGATCACGCCCGACGCCGGCTCGGCAGAGGAGCTGGAGGCAGTGAAGGCCAACAAGGACAACAAAGGCCCGCAAGCGCCCGACGTGCTTGACATCGGCCCGGCCTTCGCCGTGCAGGCGGTCGAGGAAGACCTCGTCGCGCCCTACAAGGTCTCGACCTGGGACACCATCCCCGATAACCTGAAGCACCCCGACGGCCTGTGGACCGGCAACTACTACGGCGTGATGGCGATGCAGGTGAACGTGGATGCCGTCCCCGCCGTGCCGCAGGACTTCGCCGATCTGCTCAAGCCGGAGTACAAGGGCATGGTCTCGATCAACGACCCGCGCATCGGCAACTCGCAGGCCCAGGCCGTGTTCAACGCCGCATTGGCCATGGGCGGCTCACCTGACGACTCGTCGAAAGGCCTGGAGTTCTTCGCGCAGCTCAATGCTATCGGCAACTTCCTGCCGTCGTGGAACCAGCAAACCTTCGGCCGTGGCGAGACGCCGATTGTCTTCGACTGGGACTACAACGCGCTGGCCCAACGCGACGCCAACAAGGACAGCATCAACATCGAGGTGGTCATCCCTAAGTCGGCGCAACTCGCTGGCCACTATGCCACCGCCATCAGCAAGTATGCGCCGCATCCTAACGCTGCTAAGCTGTGGATGGAGCACGTCTTCTCCGATGAAGGCTCGCTGATCTGGATCAAGGGCTATTGCCATCCGACGCGCTACAACGACTTGGTGGCGCGCAAGGTGATCCCCGAAGACCTGGCTGCCAAGCTGCCGTCGGACGAACTGTATGCGAAAGCCACCTTCCCCACACTGGAGCAGTTGAACAAGCACAAGCAACTGCTGGCCGAAAACTGGGACAAGGTGACCAAGATCGAGTTCCGCAAGCTCCAGTGAGCTGCCGATGGCCGTAGAATCGTCGCAGAAACCAGGTTTCCTAGAGAAACCTGGTTTCTGTGATTCTGTCTAGCGCGATGGATACCACGATCGCCGCTCCCAGAACCAAGCCGGCCGGCCCACCGGTGTCGTGGGCCTGGCTGGGGACGCTGCCGTTCTTTCTGTTCGTCTTCGCCTTCCTTCTGCTGCCCTCGCTGACGATCATGGCCGGCGCATTTCGCAACCCGAATGGCAACTTCACGCTCGACAACATCGCCGGGCTCTTCCAACCGCTCATCCTGGAGTCGTATCGCACCAGCATCGAGTTGAGCGTCGTTACAGCGGTGGTCGGCGCGAGCCTAGGCGCGTTGCTGGCCTACGCGATTACCTGGGGCGGTCTCTCGGGCCGCATTCGCTCGGGCGTCATCACCTTCAGCAGCGTGGCGGCGAACTTCGGCGGTATCCCGCTGGCGTTTGCCTTCATTACTTTGCTCGGTCGCACCGGCGCGCTGCCGGTCTTCCTCCGCAATGTCTTCGGCATTGACCTATATGCTGCCGGCTTCAGCATCTACACCGTGCAGGGCTTGATCCTGGCCTATCTGTATTTTCAATTCCCGCTCATGCTGCTGATCATGGTGCCGGCGTTCGATGGGTTGAAGCGGGAGTGGCTCGAGGCCGCTACGAACCTGGGCGGCACGCCGTTCGACTTCTGGCGCTATGTTGGCCTTCCGATTTTGTTGCCGTCGTTCCTGGGTGCGACGGTGTTGTTGTTCGGCAACGCCTTCGGCGCCTATGCCACCGCCGAAGCGCTCACCGGCAGCAAGGTGGACGTGGTGACCCGCGTGATCAGCCGACAAATTCGCGGTGATGTGCTCTACAACCCCGGCTTGAGCTATGCGCTGGCCTTCGGCATGGTCGTGATCCTGGCGATATCCATCGCGTTGTATGTTGGGTTGCAGCGCGTCACAGCGCGCTGGTTGCGTTAACACCGGAGGAGCGGAAGATGAAGACCACCGGCATTTGCCCGAAGTGCGGCAGCGACATCGTTGCGCGCGTGCCCGGACAGCAAGACGAGACATCCATCATCGTAGATTGGGGCGGCTATCTCACCAGCGCACCGGTCGCGCGCTATGTGTGCTGCGCCTGCGGCTATGTCGAGAGCTATGTGGAGTCGCCTGAGGATTTGGATCGCATCCGGCGCAAGTACAAGCTCTACACGCCGGAGCGCGAGGCAGAGACCCCATGACCGGCAACCGTTCCCTCGCTACGCGGCTCTTCGCTTGGGCCATCTTCATCGTCTGCGCGGCATATCTGATCGTGCCGCTGGCGACGCAGTTCGACTATTCGCTGCGCGCCCGGCGCGGCGAGATCGGCTTCACGGCCTACACCAATGTGCTCTCTATCCCGGAGCCCGACAAGGTGCTCCAAGTGCAAGCGTCGCCGCTCAAGATCACCCTCAACCTGCCGCGCTTCTACTCATCGCTGCTTTTCTCTTGTCTGATGGCCGTGCTGACCATCATCGTGAGCACCGCCATCGTCGTGCCCACGGCCTATTGGGTGCACCTGCGCGTGCCGAGGC
The window above is part of the Candidatus Roseilinea sp. genome. Proteins encoded here:
- the murI gene encoding glutamate racemase: MIGIFDSGIGGLSVWREIVRLIPNAPTIYLADQAHIPYGGRSPSEVCALTLRAAGWLIERGCRVVVIACNTASAAALEALRATFPATPFVGMEPAIKPAALHTRTGVVGVLATPTTLRSARYASLVSRWGRALRVIAQPCPGWVEAVERLSVCAAAEDALNRLVGDCVTPLLVQNADALVLGCTHFPFLRPWIEQAISAWQSAHPGAHAVTVFDPAPAVARRARQVWLELTLSADGTPAREFWTTGSADRFAQVASVLLGHPIPARSLTL
- the ppiB gene encoding peptidyl-prolyl cis-trans isomerase encodes the protein MAKQYKSPPPVVIIPGKKYIARLKTGKGDIVIELFADKVPNTVNNFVFLAREGYYDGTTFHRVIKDFMIQGGDPTGTGRGGPGYQFKDEFHPSLKHDGPGILSMANAGPNTNGSQFFITHVATPWLDGKHAVFGKVIEGMDVVNAIPERDPSRARQPGEALIRVEIIEE
- a CDS encoding iron ABC transporter substrate-binding protein; the protein is MRKTNASVLMMTIALMLAACAMPQTGAMPTAVQQAKEAAATAAPTIQAAATQVSEAVATAMPKAQEAMDMAALIAAAQAEGELNVIALPHDWCNYGEMIETFKQKYGLKVNEITPDAGSAEELEAVKANKDNKGPQAPDVLDIGPAFAVQAVEEDLVAPYKVSTWDTIPDNLKHPDGLWTGNYYGVMAMQVNVDAVPAVPQDFADLLKPEYKGMVSINDPRIGNSQAQAVFNAALAMGGSPDDSSKGLEFFAQLNAIGNFLPSWNQQTFGRGETPIVFDWDYNALAQRDANKDSINIEVVIPKSAQLAGHYATAISKYAPHPNAAKLWMEHVFSDEGSLIWIKGYCHPTRYNDLVARKVIPEDLAAKLPSDELYAKATFPTLEQLNKHKQLLAENWDKVTKIEFRKLQ
- a CDS encoding ABC transporter: MDTTIAAPRTKPAGPPVSWAWLGTLPFFLFVFAFLLLPSLTIMAGAFRNPNGNFTLDNIAGLFQPLILESYRTSIELSVVTAVVGASLGALLAYAITWGGLSGRIRSGVITFSSVAANFGGIPLAFAFITLLGRTGALPVFLRNVFGIDLYAAGFSIYTVQGLILAYLYFQFPLMLLIMVPAFDGLKREWLEAATNLGGTPFDFWRYVGLPILLPSFLGATVLLFGNAFGAYATAEALTGSKVDVVTRVISRQIRGDVLYNPGLSYALAFGMVVILAISIALYVGLQRVTARWLR